The following are encoded together in the Capsulimonas corticalis genome:
- a CDS encoding substrate-binding domain-containing protein: protein MRKVAVATQLIEKRIAHADHVLAGIPGERQLAEELGMSRTTVRMALQQLMDQGTLVRQENGRIGVAEPADGRLKKRTVGVAAPAMASADFDRWREGIRGVLEGHPVTVRPVAYAHWADPALQEALSHFDGMFLIPPAEKIPAWLTSKILNSSCRVVVLDEDESEAGLPSVTLFPPAAERKLFDHLRHLGHQRIDCLNAQAEDEVILGRIAEWRRYLDEEGLPGQLRSHAVAKPFESAYQLIRDALQEGRPVASAIFCTTGPAAIGAMRALHEAGLEIGVDVSVCAVNGEGIGQYLLRSLTELASPPRALYLQRAAEWMLGEGPWEGPLLIQPQDVPLFEGESTGPAPASPIVSLRRG, encoded by the coding sequence ATGAGAAAAGTGGCGGTGGCGACGCAGTTGATCGAGAAGCGCATTGCGCATGCGGATCATGTGCTCGCTGGCATTCCGGGCGAACGGCAGCTGGCGGAGGAGTTGGGGATGAGCCGGACGACGGTTCGCATGGCGCTCCAGCAGTTGATGGATCAGGGGACGCTGGTTCGGCAGGAGAACGGACGGATCGGCGTTGCGGAGCCGGCGGACGGGCGGCTGAAGAAGCGGACGGTTGGCGTGGCGGCGCCCGCGATGGCGTCCGCGGATTTCGATCGATGGCGAGAGGGGATTCGCGGCGTCTTAGAGGGGCATCCGGTCACGGTGCGTCCGGTCGCTTACGCGCACTGGGCCGATCCCGCGCTCCAGGAAGCGCTGTCGCATTTCGATGGGATGTTTCTGATTCCTCCGGCCGAAAAGATTCCGGCGTGGCTGACGAGTAAAATACTGAATTCCTCGTGTCGTGTTGTTGTGCTGGACGAGGATGAGAGCGAAGCCGGCTTGCCTTCAGTGACGCTGTTCCCGCCGGCGGCGGAGCGTAAGCTTTTCGATCACCTTCGCCATCTCGGGCATCAGCGCATCGATTGTCTGAATGCGCAGGCGGAGGATGAAGTCATTCTCGGGCGTATCGCGGAGTGGCGGCGTTATCTGGATGAGGAGGGATTGCCGGGGCAGCTGCGCTCACACGCCGTGGCGAAACCGTTTGAATCGGCGTATCAGCTGATCCGAGACGCCCTTCAGGAAGGCCGGCCCGTGGCGTCCGCGATCTTCTGCACCACTGGCCCGGCGGCGATCGGCGCGATGCGGGCCTTGCACGAGGCGGGACTGGAAATCGGGGTGGATGTGTCCGTGTGCGCTGTCAACGGTGAAGGCATCGGTCAATATCTGCTCCGCAGTCTGACGGAACTTGCATCCCCGCCGCGCGCCCTTTATTTACAGCGCGCCGCCGAGTGGATGCTGGGCGAAGGGCCATGGGAGGGGCCGCTCCTGATTCAGCCCCAGGATGTACCGCTGTTCGAAGGGGAATCGACCGGGCCAGCCCCCGCGTCGCCGATCGTATCCCTGCGTCGAGGCTGA
- a CDS encoding DUF1559 domain-containing protein, translating into MFIAVKRSRFGFTLIELLVVIAIIAILAAILFPVFAKAREKARQISCASNLKQLSIAMLQYTQDNDEMFPLGQPFFTGYDGIGWGGRIHTYLKSAAVYQCPDDATAPIGPGSSTYVSYGFNRSLTFANGSAYPGPTGHIAQLNSPSKTVMLNEVRNCWAAVFPIPGTTYSNINEFYTASLNGVWNAQGNANGSNILYVTGTLGGRARSANSYIDSATLGRHTDGSNFLMCDGHVKWLKGGSVSSGFNAPSSTSDQGFGDDGSAASAAGTDNANYAVTYSAY; encoded by the coding sequence ATGTTTATTGCCGTAAAACGAAGCCGATTCGGCTTCACGCTGATTGAATTGCTCGTTGTCATCGCAATTATCGCGATCCTTGCCGCCATCTTATTCCCTGTTTTCGCCAAAGCCCGCGAAAAAGCGCGCCAGATTTCCTGCGCGTCCAACCTGAAGCAGCTCAGCATCGCCATGCTGCAATACACCCAGGATAACGACGAGATGTTTCCTCTGGGACAGCCATTCTTCACGGGGTATGACGGCATCGGCTGGGGCGGCCGCATCCACACCTATCTCAAGAGCGCGGCGGTTTACCAGTGCCCCGACGATGCGACCGCCCCGATTGGCCCCGGCTCGTCCACATATGTCAGCTATGGCTTCAACCGAAGCTTGACATTCGCCAATGGAAGCGCCTATCCCGGCCCAACGGGACATATCGCGCAACTGAACTCGCCCTCGAAAACGGTCATGCTCAACGAAGTGCGCAACTGCTGGGCCGCCGTCTTCCCGATCCCGGGAACCACCTATTCGAACATCAATGAATTCTATACGGCGAGCCTGAACGGTGTCTGGAACGCGCAGGGCAACGCCAACGGAAGCAATATCCTCTATGTGACCGGAACGCTGGGCGGCCGGGCGCGAAGCGCCAACTCCTATATCGACTCGGCTACGCTTGGGCGGCATACGGACGGCTCGAACTTCCTGATGTGCGACGGTCATGTGAAGTGGCTCAAGGGCGGCAGCGTCTCCTCCGGCTTCAACGCCCCCAGCTCCACAAGCGATCAAGGCTTCGGCGACGACGGCTCCGCCGCCTCCGCCGCCGGCACGGACAACGCAAATTACGCCGTCACCTACTCAGCTTATTAA
- a CDS encoding GDSL-type esterase/lipase family protein, with the protein MKNGILLAGGALALLAPASGAFAAPLDLALHKTFVSSDPNGSGWNQGLTDGSWETDAGKTFAAGGSETFPKTATVDLEAPALLGYVAIGAPSFGSTKTVELSLSTDDAQFTKVGSYVFSQKKAEYHLFSFAPETARYVRLTYVDRYSESVDYPAVYVFTTEVAVYAPGDAPPVPHIGPEASDEPAPKLNRDGQVDPSFLEAHESFLKRGKEGPIGVLFIGDSITHRWLNSRDIWDKYYGQYDPADFGVEGDRTEHVLWRFENGELDGVHPKVVVLMIGTNNMSEPADEIIRGDTKIVSEIHRRLPETKVLLLGVFPRGAKADDPVRAKIKGINAELAKLDDGGKTRFLDIGDKFLDANGGITKEMMADALHPEHIGYQIWADAMQPLFDEMMKP; encoded by the coding sequence ATGAAGAACGGGATTTTACTTGCCGGCGGGGCGCTGGCGCTGCTGGCGCCGGCGTCCGGGGCGTTCGCGGCGCCACTGGATCTGGCGCTCCACAAGACGTTTGTCTCCAGCGACCCGAATGGTTCGGGCTGGAATCAGGGACTGACCGATGGATCGTGGGAGACCGACGCCGGGAAGACTTTCGCGGCCGGCGGCTCGGAGACGTTTCCGAAGACGGCCACGGTCGATCTGGAAGCGCCGGCATTGCTCGGATATGTGGCGATCGGGGCGCCGTCCTTTGGCTCGACCAAAACGGTGGAGCTGTCTCTGAGCACGGACGACGCGCAATTTACCAAGGTCGGCAGTTACGTCTTTTCCCAGAAAAAGGCCGAATACCATCTCTTCTCATTTGCGCCGGAGACGGCTCGGTATGTGCGCCTGACTTATGTCGATCGCTACTCCGAGTCGGTCGACTACCCGGCGGTTTACGTCTTCACGACCGAGGTGGCCGTTTATGCGCCGGGGGATGCGCCGCCGGTCCCGCATATCGGCCCGGAGGCGTCGGACGAACCCGCGCCCAAGCTGAACCGCGACGGGCAGGTTGATCCCTCGTTTCTGGAGGCGCACGAATCGTTTCTCAAGCGCGGCAAGGAAGGGCCGATTGGGGTTCTGTTTATTGGGGATTCGATCACTCACCGCTGGCTGAATTCCAGGGACATCTGGGATAAGTATTATGGACAGTACGATCCCGCCGATTTTGGCGTTGAGGGCGACCGCACCGAGCACGTTCTCTGGCGCTTCGAGAACGGGGAGCTCGATGGCGTCCATCCCAAAGTCGTGGTGCTGATGATCGGCACGAACAACATGAGCGAGCCGGCGGACGAGATTATACGGGGCGATACGAAGATCGTCTCCGAAATCCATCGCCGCCTTCCCGAGACCAAAGTGCTGCTGCTGGGCGTCTTCCCGCGCGGCGCCAAGGCGGACGATCCCGTGCGCGCCAAGATCAAAGGGATCAACGCGGAGCTGGCGAAGCTCGATGACGGCGGCAAGACTCGGTTTCTCGATATCGGCGACAAGTTCCTGGACGCCAATGGAGGGATCACGAAGGAAATGATGGCGGACGCCCTGCACCCGGAGCACATCGGTTATCAAATCTGGGCCGACGCCATGCAGCCTCTGTTCGATGAAATGATGAAGCCGTAG
- a CDS encoding glycoside hydrolase family 38 C-terminal domain-containing protein produces the protein MARKYSLAFLGAALLLGLPGLDPIARAQTASAHPQPNSPQDPTLYVIGYSHLDTEWRWSYPQVIREYLPNTLRQNFDLFEKYPDYIFNWTGSNRYRLMQEYYPDDFARLKKYVAAGRWFPAGSNVEECDLDIPSEESLVRQVLYGNQYFRRELGVASNEFMDPDAFGYPGSLPTILAHCGLKGFSTQKLFLGSVVGIPFNVGVWEGLDGQSVTAALNPGRYGSAIDKDLSHDPVWIDRLQADVKQSGVPLDLRYYGAGDQGGSPAEDSVRWMEKSVQGGGPAHVVSAPLSALFDAVTPEQRSRLPHLKGDMLLTNHSAGSISSQAYMKRWNRKNEILADAAERASVAADWLGAAPYDKARLTDAWLRFLPGQFHDLMAGTALPQSFSYAWNDQSIAMNEFAGVLRQSAGGVARALDTRAQGVPVVVYNPLSIARQDIVSASIAFPGKAPAAIRVVGPNGREVPSQITGRKDNALQVLFAANVPSVGFATYDVQGAKSSGAATSPLRVTSRSLENERYRVRLNAAGDISSVYDKAAKREMLSAPARLAFQHENPARYPAWNMDWEDQQKPPRAYVDGPATVRIAENGPARVALQIERRAQGSRFVQTIRLSAGEAGNRVEIASLIDWKTPESALKAVFPLSVSNPDATYNWGPGTIQRGNNNPAQFEVPAHQWFDLTDASQPYGVSVLTQDKYGSDKPDNNTLRLTLLYTPGTNGGYQDQGSQDWGRHEILYALQGHAGDWRQGQTPWEAARLNQPLIAFQAPAHQGTLGKSFTLLQTSTPQVSVDAIKQAEDGREVIVRVDELTGKPANGVRLSMAARVLSAREVNGQEQAMGAADVKNGQLVFDMKPYRPRAFALTLAAAKNSLPPPASTPILLPYNVRVLSSGPGATNGDFDGRGGAIPSELLPAQVRSSGVVFQMAPAAAASNAVACKGQTLPLAAGKARRVYLLAASSDGDVAATFHVDDKPVTRQIQSWDGFVGQWDTRLWGGVVPEYAFDWHNPLIGLAPGYLKTANIAWYADHKRLADGQNAPYQFCYLYQYALDIPDVAKALRLPRDSRIHILAATLAQNPNDDTVPAQPLMDTLDRSGGAAPQITPPGGVFDDSTSVTIQPPLYSGGAMHYTLDGSSPGPNSPAYDAPILLTKPATVQAILVENGKAAGPISRAKLTVNDTTPPAILSATTAATTPTVALKFSEPLERASAEVTAAYQLQPPVPVTAAALSADGCAVTLTLSAPALGETPRIVVSGVRDIAGNTVKAGTGIALDVARPVLQIAPPRAFNGADTALTDIPNLPSKGGDPWTISTFVFMTEQPNKLTLIGGFGDTKDTHGQQRYLGCFNGDGVHFWGSGVDVPTHTPYDLGQWQMITVTYDGDTIRIYKNAKEIAAAPAALADAVPVVHLAPSGPWTDAGRFQGQLQDFTIWNKALSRASVQALMPAMPRS, from the coding sequence ATGGCAAGAAAATATTCCCTGGCGTTTCTGGGCGCGGCGCTGCTGCTGGGCCTCCCCGGCCTGGATCCTATCGCGCGCGCTCAGACCGCGTCCGCTCATCCGCAGCCCAATTCCCCTCAGGACCCGACACTCTATGTGATCGGGTATTCGCATTTGGACACCGAGTGGCGCTGGAGCTATCCGCAGGTGATCCGCGAATACCTGCCTAATACCCTCCGCCAGAACTTCGATCTGTTCGAAAAGTATCCGGATTATATTTTCAACTGGACGGGCTCCAATCGATATCGCTTGATGCAGGAGTATTACCCGGACGATTTCGCCCGGCTCAAAAAGTACGTCGCCGCCGGACGCTGGTTCCCCGCCGGATCGAATGTGGAGGAGTGCGACCTGGATATTCCGTCGGAGGAATCGCTCGTCCGGCAGGTGCTCTACGGCAATCAGTATTTTCGCCGCGAACTCGGCGTCGCCAGCAATGAGTTTATGGACCCGGACGCCTTTGGCTATCCCGGTTCGCTCCCTACCATTCTCGCTCACTGCGGCCTCAAGGGCTTTTCGACACAGAAGCTGTTTCTGGGATCCGTCGTCGGCATCCCATTCAACGTCGGCGTGTGGGAGGGTCTGGACGGCCAATCAGTAACGGCGGCGCTGAACCCTGGACGCTACGGCAGCGCGATCGACAAAGATTTGAGCCACGATCCCGTCTGGATCGACCGGCTGCAAGCCGATGTCAAACAATCGGGCGTCCCGCTCGACCTGCGTTATTACGGCGCGGGAGATCAGGGCGGATCTCCCGCAGAAGACTCGGTGCGCTGGATGGAAAAGAGCGTCCAGGGCGGCGGACCAGCGCATGTCGTCTCGGCGCCGCTGTCCGCGCTGTTCGACGCCGTCACGCCGGAGCAAAGATCGCGCCTGCCGCATCTCAAGGGCGATATGCTGCTGACGAACCATTCGGCCGGCTCCATCAGTTCTCAGGCGTATATGAAGCGCTGGAACCGAAAGAACGAAATTCTGGCCGACGCCGCCGAGCGCGCATCGGTCGCCGCCGACTGGCTCGGCGCCGCCCCCTATGACAAGGCGCGTTTGACCGACGCCTGGCTGCGCTTCCTGCCCGGACAGTTCCACGATCTCATGGCCGGCACGGCGCTTCCTCAAAGCTTCTCCTATGCCTGGAACGATCAGAGCATCGCGATGAACGAGTTCGCCGGCGTCCTGCGGCAAAGCGCCGGCGGCGTCGCCCGCGCGCTCGACACCCGCGCGCAGGGCGTTCCCGTCGTCGTGTACAATCCGCTGTCCATCGCCCGCCAGGACATCGTTTCGGCGAGCATCGCGTTCCCAGGAAAAGCGCCGGCCGCCATTCGTGTCGTCGGCCCCAACGGACGCGAAGTTCCGTCGCAGATCACCGGACGAAAAGACAACGCGCTCCAGGTGTTGTTCGCCGCGAATGTCCCATCGGTCGGCTTCGCCACGTACGATGTCCAGGGCGCTAAGAGCTCCGGCGCGGCGACCTCGCCGCTGCGCGTCACGAGCCGCAGCCTGGAGAACGAGCGTTACCGGGTGCGGCTCAACGCCGCCGGCGATATCTCGAGCGTCTACGACAAGGCGGCGAAACGCGAGATGCTCTCCGCGCCCGCGCGCCTCGCCTTCCAGCATGAGAATCCCGCACGCTATCCCGCCTGGAATATGGACTGGGAAGACCAGCAAAAGCCGCCCCGCGCCTATGTCGACGGCCCCGCAACCGTGCGTATCGCGGAAAACGGCCCCGCCCGCGTCGCGCTTCAGATCGAGCGGCGGGCGCAGGGGTCGCGTTTCGTCCAGACGATTCGTCTCAGCGCCGGCGAGGCGGGAAACCGCGTGGAGATTGCCAGTCTGATCGACTGGAAGACGCCGGAGTCGGCGCTAAAGGCGGTCTTCCCACTGTCGGTTTCTAACCCCGACGCGACCTATAACTGGGGACCGGGGACGATCCAGCGCGGCAATAACAATCCCGCCCAGTTTGAAGTCCCGGCGCACCAGTGGTTCGATTTGACCGACGCAAGCCAGCCCTACGGCGTCTCGGTGCTCACTCAGGATAAGTACGGTTCGGACAAGCCCGACAACAATACGCTTCGTCTGACCCTGCTCTACACGCCGGGGACGAATGGCGGCTATCAAGACCAGGGCAGCCAGGACTGGGGGCGCCACGAGATTTTGTATGCGCTGCAAGGCCACGCCGGCGACTGGCGACAGGGTCAGACGCCCTGGGAAGCCGCCCGGCTCAATCAGCCTTTGATCGCCTTTCAGGCTCCCGCGCACCAAGGGACGCTCGGCAAGTCATTTACACTGCTGCAAACCAGCACGCCGCAGGTTTCCGTGGACGCAATCAAACAGGCCGAGGACGGCCGCGAGGTCATCGTCCGCGTCGACGAGCTTACCGGCAAGCCCGCGAACGGCGTGCGCCTCTCGATGGCTGCGCGGGTTCTTTCCGCGCGGGAAGTGAACGGGCAGGAGCAGGCGATGGGCGCGGCGGACGTAAAAAACGGCCAGCTCGTCTTTGACATGAAGCCCTACCGTCCGCGCGCCTTCGCTTTGACACTGGCCGCCGCGAAGAACTCCCTGCCGCCCCCGGCGAGCACGCCGATCCTCCTGCCCTATAACGTCCGCGTACTCAGCTCCGGTCCGGGCGCGACGAACGGCGATTTCGACGGCCGGGGCGGCGCCATTCCCTCAGAGCTGCTGCCCGCGCAGGTCCGCAGCAGCGGCGTTGTTTTCCAGATGGCGCCCGCCGCTGCGGCCAGCAACGCCGTCGCCTGCAAAGGCCAGACATTGCCGCTGGCCGCCGGCAAAGCCAGGCGCGTTTATCTGCTCGCGGCCTCTTCCGACGGCGATGTCGCCGCGACGTTCCACGTGGACGACAAGCCCGTCACGCGCCAGATCCAGAGCTGGGACGGTTTTGTCGGGCAGTGGGACACGCGCCTCTGGGGCGGCGTGGTTCCAGAGTACGCCTTCGACTGGCATAACCCGCTGATCGGCCTGGCGCCTGGCTATCTCAAGACGGCCAATATCGCCTGGTACGCCGACCACAAGCGGCTCGCCGACGGCCAGAACGCCCCTTACCAGTTTTGCTACCTCTATCAATACGCCCTCGACATTCCCGACGTCGCGAAGGCTCTGCGCCTGCCCCGCGACTCCCGCATTCACATTCTGGCCGCCACGCTCGCGCAGAACCCGAACGACGACACCGTTCCGGCCCAGCCCCTGATGGATACGCTCGACCGGAGCGGCGGCGCCGCGCCGCAAATTACGCCGCCGGGCGGCGTGTTCGATGACTCCACCTCCGTCACGATCCAGCCGCCGCTTTACTCAGGCGGCGCCATGCACTATACGCTGGACGGCTCGTCGCCCGGCCCGAACTCTCCCGCTTACGACGCTCCCATCCTGCTGACAAAGCCCGCCACCGTTCAAGCCATCCTCGTCGAAAACGGCAAAGCCGCCGGTCCGATCAGCCGCGCCAAGCTCACCGTAAATGACACCACGCCGCCTGCGATCCTGTCGGCCACAACCGCCGCGACCACGCCGACCGTCGCGCTCAAATTCTCGGAGCCGCTGGAACGCGCTTCGGCGGAGGTCACGGCCGCCTACCAGTTACAGCCGCCCGTCCCGGTCACGGCCGCCGCGCTGAGCGCCGACGGCTGCGCCGTCACGCTCACCCTGTCCGCCCCGGCGTTGGGAGAGACTCCACGCATCGTCGTGTCCGGCGTCCGCGACATCGCCGGCAATACGGTCAAGGCGGGAACCGGGATAGCCCTTGACGTCGCCCGGCCCGTTCTTCAGATTGCGCCGCCCCGCGCATTCAACGGAGCCGACACGGCCCTCACCGATATCCCCAACCTTCCCAGCAAAGGCGGAGATCCTTGGACGATCAGCACGTTCGTCTTTATGACCGAACAGCCAAATAAGCTCACCCTGATCGGCGGCTTCGGAGACACCAAGGACACCCATGGGCAGCAGCGTTACCTGGGGTGCTTCAACGGCGACGGCGTCCACTTCTGGGGCAGCGGAGTCGACGTCCCCACGCATACTCCCTACGACCTCGGCCAGTGGCAGATGATCACCGTCACCTACGACGGCGACACCATTCGCATCTACAAAAACGCCAAAGAGATCGCCGCCGCACCGGCCGCCCTCGCCGACGCCGTCCCGGTCGTCCACCTCGCCCCCAGCGGCCCCTGGACCGACGCCGGACGCTTCCAAGGACAGCTCCAGGACTTCACGATCTGGAACAAAGCGCTCTCCCGCGCCTCCGTACAGGCATTGATGCCGGCAATGCCGCGTTCGTAA
- a CDS encoding DUF1559 domain-containing protein: protein MSLSRKHGISGFTLIELLVVIAIIAILAAILFPVFAQAREKARQIACLSNLRQIGIGLNMYVQDNDERYPGALETAPTINGGTDAREPLDRQLDSYIKNDRLWSCPSDHQQRVSAAAGNGLSFWDENYRAQAIPRSYTYIAQITTDQANGTDANTGLSTYNGVNGSAPRTGVAIAAVDQPSNTIALAEIWPAVNYAATDSSYVGSPSGSIFANCDLWKLAGRTPNAAPGTAMSLPNACSGLNNRQPTAGHVSGTGSNYVMADGSAKFRRWTEVRANDFYMFKLQKPDTVVSP, encoded by the coding sequence ATGTCACTTAGCAGGAAGCACGGAATAAGCGGCTTTACACTCATTGAATTACTCGTTGTCATCGCCATTATAGCGATTCTCGCAGCAATACTCTTTCCCGTTTTCGCCCAGGCTCGCGAGAAAGCGCGTCAGATCGCGTGTCTGTCGAACCTGCGCCAAATCGGGATCGGTCTCAATATGTACGTGCAGGACAATGACGAGCGATATCCCGGCGCCCTCGAAACGGCGCCGACGATTAACGGCGGAACCGACGCCCGCGAGCCGCTCGACCGGCAGCTGGATTCTTATATCAAGAACGACCGCCTCTGGTCCTGTCCCAGCGACCATCAGCAGCGCGTGTCTGCCGCCGCAGGCAACGGCCTGTCGTTCTGGGACGAAAACTACCGGGCGCAAGCCATCCCGCGTTCGTACACATATATCGCTCAGATCACCACGGACCAGGCCAACGGCACGGACGCCAATACGGGTCTGAGCACTTACAACGGCGTGAATGGCTCAGCCCCCAGAACAGGCGTCGCCATCGCCGCCGTCGATCAGCCGTCCAACACGATCGCCCTTGCCGAAATCTGGCCCGCCGTGAACTACGCCGCCACCGACTCCTCTTATGTCGGCAGCCCCAGCGGCTCGATCTTCGCCAACTGCGACCTGTGGAAACTGGCGGGACGCACGCCGAACGCGGCGCCCGGCACGGCCATGAGCCTGCCCAATGCGTGCAGCGGCCTCAACAATCGGCAGCCGACCGCCGGCCACGTCAGCGGAACCGGCTCCAACTACGTGATGGCCGACGGCTCCGCGAAGTTCCGCCGCTGGACCGAAGTGCGCGCGAACGACTTCTACATGTTCAAGCTCCAGAAGCCGGACACGGTCGTCAGCCCGTAG
- a CDS encoding glycoside hydrolase family 43 protein: MMTVIETRTSGNPLFPGWYADPEIHCFGGRYYLYPTTSDIYSKQTSYECWSSDDLTDWRNEGVILDFKDVPWSTNFAAWAPSCAEKNGKYYFYFSAGDGAGLGVAVSDSPAGPFHDAIGRPIVGHYPHGAQPIDAHCFNDDDGQSYLYFGGHKKCVVARLTPTMCAFNQDFQDITPSPGYVEGPFMVKRRGLYYLMWSEGGWTDHTYMAAYGVSDNPFGPFEYGGKILENNPEIASGAGHHSVLLLPGAEDDWVICYHRRPLTETDGNHRVVCLDKLEFRADGTIAPVTLTNTGVPAHPAR; the protein is encoded by the coding sequence ATGATGACGGTTATCGAGACGCGCACCAGCGGCAACCCTCTCTTTCCCGGATGGTACGCCGACCCCGAAATCCACTGCTTCGGCGGTCGGTACTACCTCTATCCAACCACCTCCGATATTTACTCGAAACAGACATCCTATGAATGCTGGTCTTCGGACGATCTGACGGATTGGCGCAATGAAGGGGTGATCCTGGACTTCAAGGATGTTCCCTGGTCCACGAACTTCGCCGCCTGGGCGCCGTCGTGCGCCGAAAAGAACGGCAAGTATTACTTTTACTTTTCGGCGGGCGACGGCGCGGGGCTGGGCGTCGCCGTGTCCGATTCGCCGGCGGGGCCGTTCCACGACGCCATCGGCCGGCCGATCGTCGGACACTACCCGCACGGCGCGCAGCCGATCGACGCGCATTGCTTCAATGATGACGACGGCCAATCCTATCTCTACTTCGGCGGGCATAAGAAATGCGTCGTCGCCCGTCTCACCCCCACGATGTGCGCCTTCAATCAAGACTTCCAGGACATCACGCCCTCTCCCGGCTATGTCGAAGGGCCGTTCATGGTCAAGCGCCGGGGGCTTTACTATTTGATGTGGAGTGAAGGCGGCTGGACCGACCATACCTATATGGCGGCCTATGGCGTCTCAGACAACCCATTTGGCCCGTTCGAATACGGCGGCAAGATCCTGGAGAATAACCCCGAGATCGCCAGCGGCGCCGGCCACCACTCGGTGCTTCTGCTGCCCGGTGCGGAGGACGACTGGGTCATCTGCTACCACCGCCGCCCGCTCACGGAAACCGATGGCAACCACCGCGTGGTCTGCCTGGACAAACTGGAATTCCGCGCCGACGGGACCATCGCCCCGGTAACTTTGACCAACACCGGCGTCCCCGCGCACCCTGCCCGCTAA
- a CDS encoding PA14 domain-containing protein, which translates to MVVRLSSRMPACAAAGLWMLGLPLCAQAVDSPNAAAGAVPAPAASTGPTAPANVTAKPISATRLDVAWADKSDNEDNFEVEISSDGTNYTSAGRTADNTTDFACTGLKADTVYHVRVRATNSLGQSAYAVSPEVSTYSLGTGLMGHYFHRPGNGKPPKAMFNRVDPYISFEWTNGLQSDESGAEYNFMIVWTGQITPVYSETYTFYTESDDGSRLWVDGKQLVDDWVDQSATEKSGTIDLKAGQKYDIKVAYYANGVGSSSMKLSWSSASQAKEIVLPCQFDPKTAKETEAAASKIQAQKGLALLKPAAKKKAAAQ; encoded by the coding sequence ATGGTCGTTCGTCTTTCCTCGCGCATGCCGGCATGCGCCGCCGCCGGATTATGGATGCTGGGCCTGCCTCTGTGCGCGCAGGCGGTGGATTCTCCCAACGCGGCCGCCGGCGCTGTTCCCGCGCCCGCCGCGTCGACCGGACCGACGGCTCCGGCCAATGTCACCGCCAAGCCCATCAGCGCCACCCGGCTGGATGTGGCCTGGGCAGACAAGTCCGATAACGAAGATAATTTTGAAGTCGAGATTTCATCCGACGGGACGAACTACACGAGCGCCGGCCGGACCGCCGACAACACGACGGATTTCGCCTGCACGGGCCTCAAAGCCGATACAGTCTATCATGTCCGCGTGAGGGCGACGAATTCGCTGGGGCAATCGGCGTACGCCGTTTCGCCGGAAGTCTCGACGTATAGTTTGGGCACCGGATTGATGGGCCATTACTTCCATCGCCCTGGCAATGGCAAGCCCCCCAAGGCGATGTTCAACCGAGTCGATCCGTACATTAGCTTTGAATGGACGAACGGTCTTCAAAGCGACGAGTCGGGCGCCGAGTACAATTTTATGATCGTCTGGACCGGACAGATCACGCCGGTGTATTCGGAGACTTACACGTTCTACACGGAATCCGATGACGGCTCGCGTCTCTGGGTGGATGGAAAACAACTGGTTGACGACTGGGTGGATCAGTCGGCGACGGAGAAGAGCGGGACGATCGATCTGAAGGCCGGCCAGAAGTACGACATCAAGGTCGCGTACTACGCCAACGGCGTCGGCTCCTCCTCCATGAAGCTGAGCTGGTCGAGCGCGAGCCAGGCGAAAGAGATCGTTCTCCCGTGCCAGTTCGATCCCAAGACCGCCAAGGAGACGGAAGCCGCCGCATCGAAGATCCAGGCGCAAAAGGGCCTGGCGCTGCTCAAGCCTGCGGCGAAGAAGAAGGCTGCGGCGCAATAA